Proteins encoded by one window of Candidatus Mesenet endosymbiont of Phosphuga atrata:
- a CDS encoding 5-formyltetrahydrofolate cyclo-ligase, with the protein MYKLNIIAKKKELRKKYRKVRKEVSEDFAIRAASLIAEAFIENIIISENKIVAGYIPRDDEINVIPLMQKLQSLGHKIVVPIVDRNSDCLLFQEWKVANQIENYVIPNVVITPLIAFDQNQNRLGFGGGWYDRTIEKLRPLGCKFIGVAYDLQFCKQLPIEDHDQALDNIVTVYDKR; encoded by the coding sequence ATGTATAAGCTTAATATTATAGCGAAAAAAAAGGAACTAAGAAAAAAATATAGAAAGGTAAGGAAAGAAGTAAGCGAAGATTTTGCAATTCGTGCGGCAAGTTTAATAGCAGAAGCATTTATTGAAAACATCATTATAAGTGAAAATAAAATAGTAGCTGGATATATTCCAAGAGATGATGAGATAAATGTTATACCACTCATGCAGAAACTACAGAGTTTAGGTCATAAAATAGTTGTGCCAATTGTAGATCGAAATAGTGATTGTTTGTTATTTCAGGAATGGAAAGTTGCTAATCAAATTGAAAATTACGTAATACCAAATGTAGTTATTACGCCACTTATTGCTTTTGATCAAAATCAAAACAGATTAGGCTTTGGTGGTGGTTGGTATGATAGAACTATAGAGAAATTGCGCCCACTTGGCTGCAAATTTATAGGTGTTGCGTATGACCTACAGTTTTGCAAGCAATTGCCAATAGAAGATCATGATCAAGCCCTTGATAATATTGTTACTGTTTATGATAAAAGGTGA
- the ubiH gene encoding 2-octaprenyl-6-methoxyphenyl hydroxylase — translation MYYDVIISGGGLLGSITAIGLKRKSLSVALLEKNDIFHPPKCDNRVFAISYNTKRLLEDFGIWHFIESEAEPILDICILDENSPISVHYDHKIVSKEPMGYVVEKSVLQRAVSNNLTSEVHVYSPTSYKSISCDFGCAEVVLDNDQELTSQLLICAEGRHSKLRELFFLPAIKFQYEQSSIVCNVEHEKHHQCLAVECFFPGGPFAILPMKGGYKSSIVWTEKSDIISMLMNLSNDEFTVELKKRFGSYLGDIKLKNDRVSYPLFFLFSKDLYKKRIVLIGDAAHSIHPIAGQGLNLGIKDVESIVANISTAREQGIDVGSKYVLEKYSSDRYFYNCTMAAITDGLNRLFSNRNLCTKVFRNIGLLAIENFTPFKKFFISHAMGISNRFN, via the coding sequence ATGTATTATGATGTTATCATTTCAGGAGGTGGTCTACTAGGCTCAATTACAGCTATTGGCCTTAAACGTAAATCCCTCTCTGTTGCACTACTAGAAAAAAATGATATTTTCCATCCTCCCAAATGTGACAATAGGGTATTTGCTATATCATATAATACAAAGAGGCTGCTTGAGGATTTTGGTATTTGGCATTTTATTGAAAGCGAAGCAGAGCCTATATTAGATATTTGTATTCTTGATGAAAATAGTCCAATTTCTGTACATTACGATCATAAGATTGTAAGCAAAGAACCTATGGGTTACGTAGTGGAAAAGTCTGTTTTACAAAGAGCTGTCAGTAACAATTTAACAAGTGAAGTTCATGTATACTCACCTACTTCTTACAAATCTATCTCATGTGATTTTGGGTGCGCAGAAGTTGTCTTAGATAATGATCAAGAATTAACATCTCAGTTACTGATTTGCGCAGAGGGTAGGCATTCAAAATTAAGAGAATTATTTTTTCTACCAGCAATAAAATTTCAATATGAGCAAAGCAGTATAGTTTGCAATGTAGAACATGAAAAACACCATCAATGTCTAGCAGTAGAGTGCTTTTTTCCTGGTGGCCCTTTTGCAATTCTACCAATGAAAGGAGGGTATAAATCTTCTATAGTTTGGACAGAAAAATCTGACATTATCTCTATGCTCATGAACCTATCAAATGATGAATTTACTGTTGAACTTAAAAAGAGATTTGGCTCTTATTTAGGTGACATCAAACTTAAGAATGATAGAGTTTCTTATCCCTTATTTTTTCTCTTCTCAAAGGATTTATATAAAAAAAGGATAGTGCTAATTGGAGATGCAGCACACTCTATACATCCAATTGCAGGTCAGGGTTTAAACTTAGGTATAAAAGATGTGGAAAGCATAGTAGCGAATATCTCTACAGCAAGAGAGCAAGGAATTGATGTAGGTAGTAAGTATGTTTTAGAAAAATACTCATCTGATAGGTATTTTTATAACTGCACTATGGCCGCAATTACTGATGGTCTTAATAGACTGTTTTCAAATAGAAACCTTTGTACTAAAGTATTTAGGAATATTGGACTATTAGCAATTGAAAACTTCACTCCATTTAAAAAATTTTTCATTAGCCATGCCATGGGTATAAGTAATAGATTTAATTAA
- a CDS encoding P-loop NTPase fold protein, with amino-acid sequence MFSTFFQQIRQLFKKRKVEEKKYEAWQEDCLEYQSIAINFTKIIKVIKDQHHIISLEADPGLGKTFFLQNWALDLKEQNEIAVYYDAWNINALEQPLAPLLSFMFDNLFISKKIKKSIVRKFKNINDQLFSLDTLGKLINKSPLGIFSVFVDVTKEAEKKERSEISLNELTAYNTRRKNMEDFKTQFTEIVNKIRNSQNIYVLVDNLELCRTKYIIDFFEYIKYSLNIDGLVFILATHKSQSNVKKTVNTSFGMQERFVDLSLFLPRVPVEKFINKQFQDIVLSRPIEEIKSSFTVLCKIFLLSLKDVKRCVYAINLLFLVYPQKKLFLPNLFSFLIILQLVNHELYESLGTDILSITDFFIALDKPVINNYQQEWQDLKAALETSFSNINNFSPLKDTLAQLDGNEYVINYMKRMIAYVV; translated from the coding sequence ATGTTTAGTACTTTTTTTCAGCAAATCAGACAACTCTTTAAAAAGAGAAAAGTAGAAGAAAAAAAATATGAAGCTTGGCAGGAAGACTGTTTAGAGTATCAAAGCATTGCAATTAACTTTACTAAGATCATCAAGGTAATTAAAGATCAACATCATATAATCTCTTTAGAAGCTGATCCTGGTTTGGGCAAAACATTTTTCTTACAAAATTGGGCTTTAGACCTGAAGGAACAAAATGAGATTGCAGTATACTATGATGCATGGAATATTAATGCTTTAGAGCAACCTCTTGCTCCACTGCTTAGCTTTATGTTCGATAATTTATTTATATCAAAAAAAATAAAGAAAAGCATAGTACGTAAGTTTAAAAATATAAATGACCAATTATTTTCGCTAGATACACTCGGTAAGCTCATTAACAAGTCTCCACTAGGCATATTCTCTGTTTTTGTTGATGTAACTAAAGAAGCAGAGAAGAAAGAAAGATCAGAAATCTCTTTAAATGAGCTAACAGCTTATAATACAAGAAGAAAAAATATGGAAGATTTTAAAACTCAGTTCACTGAAATAGTAAATAAAATTCGTAATAGCCAAAACATCTATGTATTAGTTGATAACCTTGAATTATGTCGAACAAAATACATTATAGATTTTTTTGAATATATAAAATATAGTTTAAACATAGATGGGCTGGTATTTATTTTAGCTACCCATAAATCTCAAAGCAATGTTAAAAAGACAGTAAATACTTCTTTTGGTATGCAGGAGCGTTTTGTTGATTTATCTCTTTTTTTACCTAGAGTTCCAGTAGAAAAATTTATTAATAAACAGTTTCAAGATATAGTATTAAGTAGACCAATAGAAGAAATAAAGTCTAGCTTTACTGTTTTATGCAAAATATTTTTACTGTCACTAAAGGACGTAAAACGTTGTGTTTATGCAATAAATTTACTTTTCTTAGTTTACCCACAAAAAAAACTATTTTTACCAAATTTATTTTCATTTCTAATAATACTACAATTGGTAAATCATGAACTTTACGAGTCATTAGGCACAGATATATTATCTATTACAGACTTTTTTATTGCCCTTGATAAACCAGTAATTAATAACTATCAACAAGAGTGGCAAGATTTAAAAGCTGCTTTAGAAACTTCATTTTCTAATATAAATAACTTTAGTCCCTTAAAAGACACTCTAGCTCAATTAGATGGCAATGAATATGTTATCAACTATATGAAGAGGATGATTGCCTATGTTGTATAA